Proteins from a genomic interval of Falco rusticolus isolate bFalRus1 chromosome 7, bFalRus1.pri, whole genome shotgun sequence:
- the BATF gene encoding basic leucine zipper transcriptional factor ATF-like — MPHSSDSSDSSSFSQSPPPSKQDSSDDMRKVQRREKNRIAAQKSRLRQTQKADTLHLESEDLERQNAALRREIKQLTEEMKHFASMLSSHEPLCSILTSPPPPPEVLYATHSFHQPHISSPRFQH; from the exons ATGCCCCACAGCTCTGACAGCAGCGACTCCAGCAGCTTCAGCCAGTCTCCCCCCCCCAGCAAGCAG GACTCTTCTGATGACATGAGGAAAGTccaaaggagggagaagaatcGCATCGCTGCCCAGAAGAGCCGCCTGAGGCAGACCCAGAAAGCAGACACACTGCACTTG GAGAGCGAAGACTTGGAGAGGCAGAACGCTGCCCTGCGCCGGGAGATCAAGCAGCTGACAGAGGAGATGAAGCACTTTGCCTCGATGCTGAGCTCCCATGAACCGCTCTGCTCCATCCTGACGTCCCCTCCACCACCTCCAGAAGTGCTTTACGCCACACACTCCTTCCACCAGCCTCACATCAGCTCCCCACGCTTCCAGCACTGA